One genomic segment of Actinoplanes ianthinogenes includes these proteins:
- a CDS encoding alpha/beta fold hydrolase has product MRGRFGPPPPDGGPRLQRVDRTGPRSGRPTLPGPATELVTLPSGVRVEQLITGAGDPMTVFAHGLAGDITGTRPLGSAVAGRRVFFQFRGHGRSDAPAGPWDFGDLASDLRGVADLAGATRALGVSMGAAALCRLLTDTPDRFERVVLYLPAPLDGHRSEAATRRLDRLLASVESGEAAMIADAVEAELPAAVRNTPAGWSYLRQRVDQLQRDGLAAELGSLWSAPAVPDESLLKGFRGRALVLGCLGDEIHPASWAERLADLLGAELEIYDRPAVLWTHRNDLRDRISTFLND; this is encoded by the coding sequence GTGAGGGGGCGCTTCGGGCCGCCTCCGCCGGACGGCGGGCCGCGCCTGCAGCGCGTCGATCGGACCGGGCCGCGGTCCGGTCGCCCGACGCTGCCGGGCCCGGCGACCGAGTTGGTCACTCTCCCTTCCGGCGTACGCGTGGAGCAGCTGATCACCGGCGCCGGTGATCCGATGACCGTCTTCGCGCACGGTCTCGCCGGCGACATCACCGGCACCCGTCCGCTGGGCAGCGCGGTGGCCGGCCGCCGGGTCTTCTTCCAGTTCCGTGGCCACGGGCGCTCCGACGCGCCGGCCGGGCCGTGGGACTTCGGCGATCTGGCGAGCGACCTGCGCGGCGTGGCCGACCTGGCCGGCGCCACCCGGGCGCTCGGGGTCAGCATGGGCGCCGCCGCGCTGTGCCGGCTGCTCACCGACACCCCGGACCGTTTCGAGCGGGTGGTGCTCTACCTGCCCGCCCCGCTGGACGGCCACCGGTCGGAGGCCGCGACCCGGCGCCTGGACCGGCTGCTCGCCTCGGTCGAGTCCGGCGAGGCCGCGATGATCGCCGACGCGGTCGAGGCCGAGCTGCCCGCCGCGGTGCGCAACACTCCGGCCGGGTGGAGCTATCTGCGCCAGCGGGTGGACCAGTTGCAGCGCGACGGCCTGGCCGCCGAGCTGGGGTCGCTCTGGTCGGCGCCGGCGGTTCCGGACGAGTCGCTGCTCAAGGGGTTCCGCGGGCGGGCGCTGGTGCTCGGCTGCCTGGGCGACGAGATCCACCCGGCGTCCTGGGCGGAGCGGCTCGCCGACCTGCTCGGCGCGGAGCTGGAGATCTACGATCGCCCCGCCGTCCTCTGGACCCATCGGAACGATCTCCGCGATCGGATCTCCACGTTTCTGAACGACTGA
- a CDS encoding DUF2516 family protein, which produces MALSAPIFAFTVQVYIQFAILLVALILETVAFVHCLTQRGAGFQALGTLPKGAWAAIIGICLLLTYWGKSALGIFGLIGIAAALIYLLDVRPGLKDIADGKGFW; this is translated from the coding sequence ATGGCTCTCTCCGCGCCGATCTTCGCCTTCACCGTCCAGGTCTACATCCAGTTCGCGATCCTGCTGGTCGCCCTGATCCTGGAGACGGTCGCGTTCGTGCACTGCCTGACCCAGCGTGGCGCGGGCTTCCAGGCGCTCGGCACCCTGCCCAAGGGCGCCTGGGCCGCGATCATCGGGATCTGCCTGCTACTCACCTACTGGGGCAAGTCCGCCCTCGGCATCTTCGGGTTGATCGGCATCGCGGCCGCGCTGATCTACCTGCTCGACGTCCGGCCCGGGCTCAAGGACATCGCGGACGGCAAGGGCTTTTGGTGA
- a CDS encoding asparaginase: MTVVAEVVRSGFVESVHHGIVAFTDRPGVGDVDSPFFPRSSNKPLQTVGMLRSGLVPREAADLALISASHDGEPFHGERVAAVLAAAGLGPEALRCPADLPLGDAAREAHLRAGGRAEPILMNCSGKHAGMLATCVANGWDLESYLDPKHPLQVALADAVSELAGEPIAAAGVDGCGAPVLAVSPAGLARAFLRLVDAEPGTPERRVADAMRERPELVAGTESADTILMRAVPGLLVKRGADGVVAAAVPGVAGIAVKISDGAARARVPVLLEALRRLGVTPPALEETVLGGGLPVGEVRSVW; this comes from the coding sequence ATGACCGTTGTCGCGGAGGTGGTCCGCTCCGGCTTCGTCGAGAGCGTGCACCACGGCATCGTCGCGTTCACCGACCGCCCCGGCGTCGGTGACGTGGACAGCCCGTTCTTCCCCCGCTCCTCGAACAAGCCGCTCCAGACGGTCGGCATGCTGCGCAGCGGCCTGGTCCCGCGCGAGGCGGCCGACCTCGCCCTGATCAGCGCCAGCCACGACGGCGAGCCGTTTCACGGGGAACGGGTCGCCGCCGTGCTGGCCGCGGCGGGGCTCGGCCCGGAGGCGCTGCGCTGCCCGGCCGACCTGCCGCTCGGCGACGCGGCCCGGGAGGCGCACCTGCGGGCCGGCGGCCGTGCGGAGCCGATCCTGATGAACTGCTCCGGCAAGCACGCCGGGATGCTGGCCACCTGTGTGGCGAACGGGTGGGACCTGGAGTCGTACCTGGACCCGAAGCACCCGTTGCAGGTGGCGCTCGCCGACGCGGTCAGCGAGCTCGCCGGTGAGCCGATCGCCGCGGCCGGGGTGGACGGCTGCGGCGCGCCGGTGCTGGCGGTCTCGCCGGCCGGGCTGGCCCGCGCGTTCCTGCGACTCGTCGACGCCGAGCCGGGCACGCCGGAGCGGCGGGTGGCGGACGCCATGCGGGAGCGCCCGGAGCTGGTCGCCGGCACCGAGTCGGCGGACACCATCCTGATGCGGGCGGTGCCCGGGCTGCTGGTGAAGCGCGGCGCGGACGGCGTGGTGGCGGCGGCCGTGCCGGGGGTCGCGGGGATCGCGGTGAAGATCTCCGACGGCGCGGCGCGAGCGCGGGTTCCGGTGCTGCTGGAGGCGTTGCGCCGGCTGGGCGTGACACCCCCGGCGCTCGAGGAGACGGTGCTGGGCGGGGGACTTCCCGTGGGTGAGGTCCGGTCCGTCTGGTGA
- a CDS encoding 3-keto-5-aminohexanoate cleavage protein produces MTGTLITVAPTGAESSKADVPALPVTLDELVATAKECEALGASIIHVHIRDADARPTLDQGRLRATVAALRESTGLIVQLSSGGAVTDPEADRLAVLDAAPEMASCTMGTVNFGDDVFLNRWEFIVDLHTRMQERGIVPEYEIFDLGQLTTLQRLLGKYGLPAGGHVHVDLVMGVPGGMPGTAAALVACEQAIRDLPAGTTFSATGIGRSTIPVMLASLSAGGHLRVGMEDTITYAKGRPVDSNMQLVARAVGFAQLAQRPPLTPAQARELLGVPAR; encoded by the coding sequence ATGACCGGGACCTTGATCACCGTCGCCCCGACCGGCGCGGAGAGCAGCAAGGCGGACGTTCCGGCTCTGCCAGTGACCCTGGACGAGCTGGTCGCGACCGCGAAAGAGTGTGAGGCGCTGGGCGCCTCGATCATCCATGTGCACATCCGGGACGCGGATGCCCGGCCGACCCTCGATCAGGGCCGGCTGCGGGCGACCGTGGCCGCGCTGCGCGAGTCGACCGGGCTGATCGTGCAGCTCTCCTCGGGCGGCGCGGTGACCGACCCGGAGGCCGATCGGCTGGCCGTGCTGGACGCCGCGCCGGAGATGGCCTCCTGCACGATGGGCACCGTCAACTTCGGTGACGACGTGTTCCTGAACCGCTGGGAGTTCATCGTCGACCTGCACACCCGCATGCAGGAGCGCGGCATCGTGCCGGAGTACGAGATCTTCGACCTGGGCCAGCTCACCACCCTGCAACGGCTGCTCGGCAAGTACGGGCTGCCAGCCGGCGGCCACGTGCACGTCGACCTGGTGATGGGCGTGCCGGGCGGGATGCCCGGGACCGCGGCCGCGCTGGTCGCGTGCGAGCAGGCGATCCGGGACCTGCCGGCGGGCACCACGTTCTCGGCGACCGGGATCGGGCGCAGCACCATCCCGGTGATGCTGGCGTCGCTGTCGGCCGGCGGGCACCTGCGGGTCGGCATGGAGGACACCATCACGTACGCCAAGGGCCGGCCCGTCGATTCGAACATGCAGCTGGTGGCACGCGCCGTCGGCTTCGCCCAGCTCGCCCAGCGGCCGCCGCTGACCCCGGCCCAGGCCCGTGAGCTGCTCGGGGTGCCGGCCCGATGA
- a CDS encoding YgfZ/GcvT domain-containing protein, with protein MVEDLDPSSADAGVPAHFGDPMKEQRLLETAVGVVDRSNRDVLAVPGDERASWLHTLTTQHLAGLAANQGSELLVLSPHGHVEHHALVTEDGTTAWLDTEPGAGAGLLKYLEMMRFFTRVEPRDATSEIAVLSLVGPAAADMFPELAAPRIGAVPGPKFAAGSVPPGATAVYDVRPFEGGLARRVPLGVDLLVPRHAKTSVIEKLGVPRVGLWAYEAIRVAARVPRLGHETDHKTIPAEAGFMAAAVHLDKGCYRGQETVARVHHLGRPPRRLVLLHLDGIATDHPPAQGTPVELDGRAVGFVGTAVRHHELGMVASAVLKRNVADDARLTVGESAAAIEA; from the coding sequence ATGGTCGAGGACCTCGACCCGAGTTCGGCCGACGCGGGCGTGCCCGCGCACTTCGGCGACCCGATGAAGGAGCAGCGGCTCCTGGAGACCGCGGTCGGTGTGGTCGACCGGTCGAACCGGGATGTGCTCGCCGTTCCCGGCGACGAGCGGGCGAGCTGGCTGCACACGCTGACCACCCAGCACCTCGCCGGCCTCGCGGCGAATCAGGGCAGCGAGCTGCTCGTCCTCTCCCCGCACGGGCACGTGGAGCACCACGCGCTGGTCACCGAGGACGGCACGACGGCGTGGCTGGACACCGAGCCGGGCGCGGGCGCCGGGTTGTTGAAATACCTGGAGATGATGCGGTTCTTCACCCGGGTGGAGCCGCGCGACGCGACCTCCGAGATCGCGGTGTTGTCGCTGGTCGGGCCGGCCGCGGCCGACATGTTCCCGGAGCTCGCCGCGCCCCGGATCGGCGCGGTGCCGGGTCCGAAGTTCGCCGCCGGGTCCGTCCCGCCCGGAGCCACCGCGGTGTATGACGTCCGCCCGTTCGAGGGTGGCCTGGCGCGCCGCGTCCCGCTCGGTGTGGACCTGCTGGTGCCCCGGCACGCGAAGACCTCGGTGATCGAGAAGCTCGGGGTGCCGCGGGTGGGGCTCTGGGCCTACGAGGCGATCCGGGTGGCCGCCCGGGTGCCACGGCTGGGCCACGAGACCGATCACAAGACGATCCCCGCCGAGGCCGGGTTCATGGCCGCCGCGGTGCACCTGGACAAGGGGTGTTACCGGGGGCAGGAGACGGTGGCCCGGGTGCATCACCTGGGACGGCCGCCGCGCCGGCTGGTGCTGCTGCACCTGGACGGGATCGCCACCGACCATCCGCCGGCGCAGGGGACACCGGTCGAGCTGGACGGGCGGGCGGTCGGGTTCGTCGGGACCGCGGTGCGGCACCACGAGTTGGGGATGGTCGCCTCGGCGGTGCTCAAGCGGAACGTGGCGGACGACGCGCGGCTGACGGTGGGGGAGTCGGCGGCGGCGATCGAGGCCTGA
- a CDS encoding Fur family transcriptional regulator, whose translation MSATSLAAMLRERGLRLTPQRQLILEAVHELGHATPETVHNAVRERVAGVNITTVYRTLELLEELGLVNHTHLSHGSPTYHPAGEDQHVHLVCRSCGSIEEMDPAVLLPVCDRLRDERSFRVDVGHVSLFGVCGKCKESE comes from the coding sequence GTGTCCGCCACTTCGCTTGCCGCCATGCTCCGGGAGCGCGGCCTGCGGCTCACCCCGCAGCGCCAGCTGATCCTGGAAGCGGTGCACGAGCTCGGCCACGCGACCCCCGAGACGGTGCACAACGCGGTCCGCGAGCGGGTCGCCGGTGTCAACATCACCACCGTGTACCGGACGCTGGAGCTGCTGGAAGAGCTCGGCCTGGTCAATCACACGCATCTCTCGCACGGCTCGCCGACCTACCATCCGGCCGGCGAGGATCAGCATGTCCACCTGGTCTGCCGGTCCTGCGGGTCGATCGAGGAGATGGATCCGGCGGTGCTGCTGCCGGTCTGCGACCGGTTGCGGGACGAGCGCAGCTTCCGGGTCGATGTCGGGCACGTCTCCCTGTTCGGGGTCTGCGGCAAGTGCAAGGAGTCCGAGTGA